A stretch of Chitinivibrionales bacterium DNA encodes these proteins:
- a CDS encoding adenine phosphoribosyltransferase: MNLDKAIRKVADFPKPGVLFYDVTSIFINPKAFRYVVREMLKAYETTAVDGVIAIESRGFLLGSCFALKRKVPLVLARKKGKLPGKTVEESYSLEYGQATLQMHEEDLKPGKWLIIDDLIATGGTLAAVANMVKRQGGEVAGMFGVIGLPFLKYAEKIGQYNPKTLINYSGE, from the coding sequence ATGAACCTCGACAAGGCCATCCGCAAGGTAGCCGATTTTCCCAAACCCGGCGTTTTGTTCTACGACGTGACGAGCATCTTCATCAACCCGAAGGCGTTCCGCTACGTGGTGCGTGAAATGCTGAAGGCGTATGAAACAACGGCGGTGGACGGGGTGATCGCCATCGAAAGCCGGGGGTTCCTCCTCGGGTCGTGCTTCGCGCTCAAGCGCAAGGTGCCGCTCGTGCTCGCCAGGAAAAAGGGCAAGCTGCCGGGCAAGACGGTCGAGGAAAGCTATTCGCTGGAATACGGACAGGCCACGCTGCAGATGCACGAGGAAGACCTGAAACCGGGCAAATGGCTCATCATCGACGATCTGATCGCCACCGGCGGCACGCTCGCCGCGGTCGCGAACATGGTGAAGCGCCAGGGCGGGGAGGTGGCCGGCATGTTCGGCGTGATCGGGCTTCCGTTCCTCAAGTACGCGGAGAAAATCGGGCAGTATAATCCAAAAACGCTGATCAATTATTCGGGCGAATAA